From one Streptomyces sp. NBC_00539 genomic stretch:
- a CDS encoding thiamine pyrophosphate-dependent enzyme, giving the protein MTRTVARAIVDALKDLDVRQVFGVVGDALNPLTDAIRTTDGVDWVGCRHEEAAAFAAGAQAQLSGRLGVCMGTVGPGSVHLLNGLYDAAKSHAPVLAICGQVPLAEMGTDYFQEVDNEQLFRDVAVYRATVTSPQQMPRMLESAVRAAISQGGVAVLTVPGDLGDQEIEDDRPVRFALDRPVTRPDDPALAEAAELVNAGSRTTLLVGRGAREAREEVFRLAELLKAPMVLTLKAKEGFEHENPYQVGQTGLIGNPAASHALDQCDTLVMLGTDFPYRDWYPTDCKVVQIDTRGEHLGRRVPVDAGLAGDVGATLRALLPRLDAASDRSHLDDSRSRFDSWTEDQHKLADPRHDHRWTGKLRALVDNRDHDIRPEALAACVDRHAADDAIFTSDTGMATVWLSRFVTMRGTRRLLGSYNLGSMANAMPQALGAQLWAPDRQVVAFCGDGGLSMLLGDLMTIKTYRLPVKLVVFDNRRLGMVKLEQEQAGLPEFGTELDNPDFAAVATALGLTGIRVTDPTALDDAVRQAFDTPGPVLLDVLTNPREIAVPGKPTVSQGWGFAIAKVKETLTSDGG; this is encoded by the coding sequence ATGACACGCACCGTTGCCCGCGCGATCGTCGACGCGTTGAAGGACCTGGACGTCCGCCAGGTCTTCGGCGTCGTCGGCGACGCCCTCAACCCGCTCACCGATGCCATCCGCACCACAGACGGCGTGGACTGGGTCGGCTGCCGCCACGAAGAGGCGGCAGCCTTCGCAGCCGGCGCTCAAGCCCAGCTGTCGGGCCGACTCGGGGTGTGCATGGGCACCGTGGGCCCCGGCTCGGTCCACCTCCTCAACGGGCTGTACGACGCCGCCAAGAGCCACGCTCCCGTCCTGGCCATCTGCGGGCAGGTCCCGCTCGCGGAGATGGGCACCGACTACTTCCAGGAAGTCGACAACGAGCAGCTCTTCCGTGACGTCGCCGTCTACCGGGCGACGGTCACCTCTCCACAGCAGATGCCCCGGATGCTGGAATCCGCCGTCCGTGCGGCGATCAGCCAGGGCGGCGTGGCCGTCCTGACCGTCCCGGGCGACCTCGGCGACCAAGAGATCGAGGACGACCGCCCTGTGCGCTTCGCCCTGGACCGCCCGGTGACCCGGCCCGACGATCCGGCCCTCGCCGAAGCCGCCGAGCTCGTCAACGCCGGGTCCAGGACCACGCTGCTGGTCGGCCGCGGCGCGCGGGAGGCTCGGGAGGAGGTGTTCCGCCTGGCCGAGCTGCTCAAGGCGCCCATGGTGCTCACCCTGAAGGCCAAGGAGGGGTTCGAGCACGAGAACCCGTACCAGGTGGGCCAGACCGGTCTCATCGGCAACCCCGCCGCCTCCCACGCGCTCGACCAGTGCGACACCCTGGTCATGTTGGGCACCGACTTCCCGTACCGCGACTGGTATCCCACCGACTGCAAGGTCGTCCAGATCGACACCCGGGGTGAACACCTGGGCCGGCGGGTCCCGGTGGACGCGGGGCTGGCCGGAGACGTCGGCGCCACCCTGCGCGCCCTCCTCCCGCGACTCGACGCGGCGTCCGACCGGTCCCACCTCGACGACTCCCGCTCCCGCTTCGACTCCTGGACCGAGGACCAGCACAAGCTCGCCGACCCCCGCCACGACCACCGCTGGACGGGCAAGCTGCGCGCCCTGGTGGACAACCGGGACCACGACATCCGCCCCGAGGCCCTGGCCGCGTGCGTGGACCGGCACGCCGCCGACGACGCGATCTTCACCTCCGACACGGGGATGGCCACCGTCTGGCTCTCCCGGTTCGTCACCATGCGCGGGACGCGGCGGCTGCTCGGTTCGTACAACCTCGGCTCGATGGCCAACGCGATGCCGCAGGCTCTCGGCGCCCAGCTGTGGGCGCCCGATCGCCAGGTGGTCGCGTTCTGCGGCGACGGCGGCCTGAGCATGCTCCTCGGTGACCTGATGACCATCAAGACGTACCGGTTGCCGGTCAAGCTCGTGGTCTTCGACAACCGGCGCCTGGGCATGGTCAAACTCGAACAGGAGCAGGCCGGTCTGCCCGAGTTCGGCACAGAACTCGACAACCCGGATTTCGCGGCGGTCGCCACCGCCCTCGGCCTGACCGGCATCCGCGTCACCGACCCGACGGCATTGGACGACGCGGTACGCCAGGCGTTCGACACCCCCGGCCCCGTCCTCCTCGACGTGCTGACCAATCCCCGGGAGATCGCCGTACCGGGCAAGCCCACCGTAAGCCAGGGCTGGGGTTTCGCCATCGCCAAGGTCAAGGAGACCCTCACGAGCGACGGCGGCTGA
- a CDS encoding EF-hand domain-containing protein, with protein sequence MTAREHVFRTLDADGDGVISRQEYLARPDRAAAELGRSSNDPLVASARALHERVFASMDANGDGQVTFDEYAAWAGAKTFDDVCREALGSLFDLADADGDGALERTEFSRLREVLGNNADSAAMAFDALDTDGDGRIDRDEYLTAIRAYVSSGTSPMYDALVTVG encoded by the coding sequence ATGACGGCCAGGGAGCACGTCTTCCGCACGCTCGACGCGGACGGCGACGGCGTCATCTCCCGCCAGGAGTACCTCGCCCGTCCGGACCGGGCTGCGGCCGAACTGGGCCGCAGCAGCAACGACCCGCTCGTCGCGTCCGCCCGCGCTCTGCACGAGCGCGTCTTCGCCTCCATGGACGCGAACGGCGACGGGCAGGTCACCTTCGACGAGTACGCGGCGTGGGCGGGTGCCAAGACCTTCGACGACGTCTGCCGAGAGGCACTCGGATCGCTCTTCGACCTCGCCGACGCAGACGGTGACGGCGCCCTGGAGCGGACCGAGTTCTCGCGGCTGCGCGAGGTCCTCGGCAACAACGCCGACAGCGCGGCCATGGCGTTCGACGCCCTGGACACCGACGGCGACGGGCGCATCGACCGGGACGAGTACCTCACCGCCATCCGCGCCTACGTCAGCAGCGGCACGTCCCCCATGTACGACGCCCTGGTCACAGTCGGCTGA
- a CDS encoding FAD-dependent oxidoreductase, translated as MTALPSCSARVVVLGGGLAGTLAAAALAPHVGEVLVLEHDPVLPEAPAPRPRLPQAAHAHILWAGGADAMEELLPGVTDEWLAAGAHRIPIPKGMVSFSPAGWYRRSWPDTHYLIGASRNLIDWAVRRRVLRLPNVRVRTGVKVCGLQGDAARVVGVVVRDARDERQVVAADLVVDATGRGSRSTRWLREIGGPEVRETVVDAGVRYASRKYRAPEGAETGWPVIHIPADPREDRPGLFATIISIEDGQWHVSLSGTRGAEPSAGEDLFEEFARRVRHPLVAELLARAEPVSEVSVFTRTANRRRHFEQAALPEGFLVMGDAATSLNPVYGHGMSAAARGAVALRDTTRRTSVLSPGFASKAQRAIARPAAAAWMLAVAQDRFYPGAVGRKPSLVDRLGARYIHRLSQTAVGNALVVRRLTDVMTMRRPAHILGLPDVLLAAARGSRMPPLDGPELTRREQDVLDRPPLRSAGAAAADPGT; from the coding sequence ATGACAGCGCTCCCTTCGTGCTCCGCCCGCGTGGTCGTCCTCGGTGGTGGTCTGGCCGGCACCCTCGCTGCCGCGGCCCTCGCGCCCCACGTGGGCGAAGTGCTCGTCCTGGAGCACGACCCGGTGCTTCCCGAGGCACCCGCGCCGCGGCCCAGACTCCCCCAGGCCGCCCACGCGCACATACTGTGGGCCGGCGGGGCCGACGCCATGGAGGAGCTGCTTCCGGGGGTGACGGACGAGTGGCTCGCCGCCGGCGCCCACCGGATCCCGATCCCCAAGGGCATGGTGTCCTTCTCGCCGGCGGGCTGGTACCGCCGCTCGTGGCCCGATACCCACTACCTGATCGGGGCCAGCCGGAACCTCATCGACTGGGCCGTACGCAGGCGCGTCCTGCGGTTGCCGAACGTCCGGGTGCGGACCGGCGTCAAGGTCTGCGGTCTGCAAGGGGACGCGGCCCGGGTGGTGGGCGTGGTGGTCCGTGACGCGCGGGACGAGCGGCAGGTCGTCGCGGCGGACCTCGTCGTCGACGCGACGGGCCGCGGTTCGAGGAGCACCCGATGGCTGCGGGAGATAGGCGGACCCGAGGTGCGGGAGACCGTCGTCGATGCGGGAGTCCGCTACGCGAGCCGCAAGTACCGGGCGCCCGAGGGGGCCGAGACCGGCTGGCCGGTGATCCACATCCCCGCCGATCCCCGCGAGGACCGGCCCGGGCTCTTCGCCACGATCATCTCCATCGAGGACGGCCAGTGGCACGTCAGTCTCTCGGGTACCCGCGGGGCCGAGCCCTCGGCGGGTGAGGACCTGTTCGAGGAGTTCGCCCGTCGCGTCCGTCATCCGCTGGTGGCCGAACTCCTCGCGCGCGCCGAACCGGTGAGCGAGGTCTCCGTGTTCACCCGTACCGCGAACAGGAGGCGCCATTTCGAGCAGGCGGCTCTGCCCGAGGGTTTCCTCGTCATGGGGGACGCGGCCACCAGCCTCAATCCCGTCTACGGTCACGGCATGTCCGCGGCGGCCCGCGGTGCGGTCGCGCTGCGGGACACGACGCGGCGCACGTCGGTGCTCTCGCCGGGATTCGCGTCGAAGGCCCAGCGCGCGATCGCCCGGCCGGCGGCGGCGGCCTGGATGCTGGCGGTCGCTCAGGACCGGTTCTACCCCGGCGCGGTGGGCAGGAAGCCGTCGCTGGTGGACCGTCTGGGAGCCCGCTACATCCACCGCCTCAGCCAGACGGCCGTCGGCAACGCCCTGGTCGTCAGGAGACTCACCGACGTCATGACGATGCGCAGACCGGCCCACATCCTGGGGCTCCCCGACGTCCTCCTGGCCGCCGCGCGCGGCTCTCGCATGCCCCCGCTCGACGGGCCGGAGCTGACGCGGAGGGAGCAGGACGTCCTGGACCGGCCGCCCCTGCGGTCGGCCGGGGCGGCCGCCGCCGATCCCGGTACGTAG
- a CDS encoding toxin-antitoxin system, toxin component, whose protein sequence is MGTYHMGKRKMIRLRNEILANLGRPIPSDPDELFEALRQFLERRFNEDRGDGAYRPVQLLFREFPEDTASGLTLTFDDRMVIVVERHTTTLHQLVIFAHEMWHALMGKCLTHGAQPDAVSAAARSLGGELEHADILALAARTHFHTKEENDAEAFGLLLGSSCREILEPGAASLPNTGLAGRIQSSMGRGF, encoded by the coding sequence ATGGGGACGTACCACATGGGCAAGAGGAAGATGATCAGGCTGCGGAACGAGATTCTCGCGAACCTCGGCCGCCCGATCCCGTCGGATCCCGACGAACTCTTCGAGGCACTCAGGCAATTCCTGGAGCGACGGTTCAACGAGGACCGCGGGGACGGAGCGTACCGGCCGGTGCAGCTCCTCTTCCGTGAGTTCCCCGAGGACACCGCCAGCGGGCTGACGCTGACCTTCGACGACCGGATGGTCATCGTCGTCGAGCGCCACACGACCACCCTTCACCAGCTGGTGATCTTCGCGCACGAGATGTGGCACGCCCTGATGGGCAAGTGCCTGACCCACGGCGCACAGCCCGACGCGGTGTCCGCGGCCGCCCGCTCCCTGGGGGGCGAACTGGAGCACGCCGACATCCTCGCCCTCGCCGCGCGCACCCATTTCCACACCAAGGAGGAGAACGACGCCGAGGCGTTCGGGCTGCTCCTGGGCAGCAGCTGCCGGGAGATCCTCGAACCGGGCGCCGCCTCCCTTCCGAACACAGGTCTGGCCGGGCGCATCCAGTCCAGCATGGGCCGGGGCTTTTGA
- a CDS encoding MAB_1171c family putative transporter yields the protein MEGSDYYIPAFALAVALVVKLPSLWHSRRSPMSQAIFVIIAASAGGFAFAAPPSVERVNRLTGVSNVSALIVYCFLSCLSCASMVLLLHWRGGPEASVRRQTRMWIAATACVISTFCVLFALSDVPAERPRDLDTYYATTPFIGQMIVLYLTAHAATATVVMTKCWRWSAELRAAKASWTRWGLLTLVTAFGLGLSFALLKFTAVGARWAGTDALDVLSTDIAPPLAGLGAFMTTVGFLIPVVGPRLESMWDAWRAYRLMEPLWSALEPWVGDGAPMRIARTSSLEMRATLRATEIADRLLNLAPHLDARHRAAAERYATARGLEVEAALIVAEAATIRAALACTPAAGAPAPARVAGTPAPARVAGAPARALAPASAPARAPEPQRPPADDNGNAPGPGPLPIRISGTNGLAELSRHFSRIHPTDLLVDAAHSESN from the coding sequence ATGGAGGGGTCGGACTACTACATACCCGCGTTCGCGCTGGCCGTCGCGCTCGTGGTGAAGCTTCCCTCGCTGTGGCACAGCAGACGTTCGCCGATGTCCCAGGCGATCTTCGTCATCATCGCCGCCTCAGCCGGGGGGTTCGCCTTCGCGGCTCCGCCGAGCGTCGAACGCGTCAACCGGCTGACGGGCGTCTCGAACGTCTCGGCCCTGATCGTCTACTGCTTCCTGTCGTGCCTGTCCTGCGCTTCGATGGTGCTGCTCCTGCACTGGCGCGGGGGGCCCGAGGCGAGCGTCCGCCGGCAGACCAGGATGTGGATCGCCGCCACCGCCTGCGTGATCTCGACCTTCTGCGTCCTGTTCGCGCTCAGCGACGTACCCGCGGAGCGGCCTCGCGACCTCGACACCTACTACGCGACCACCCCCTTCATCGGCCAGATGATCGTGTTGTACCTGACCGCTCACGCGGCCACCGCCACGGTCGTGATGACGAAGTGCTGGCGCTGGTCGGCCGAACTCCGGGCGGCGAAGGCAAGCTGGACCCGGTGGGGCCTGCTCACCCTGGTGACGGCCTTCGGCCTCGGCCTGTCCTTCGCCCTGCTCAAGTTCACGGCCGTGGGGGCCCGCTGGGCCGGTACCGACGCGTTGGACGTGCTCAGCACCGACATCGCCCCTCCGCTCGCCGGTTTGGGCGCCTTCATGACCACCGTCGGATTCCTGATCCCGGTCGTCGGGCCGCGACTGGAATCGATGTGGGACGCGTGGCGCGCCTACCGCCTCATGGAGCCGCTGTGGAGCGCTCTGGAACCCTGGGTCGGCGACGGCGCTCCCATGCGGATCGCCAGGACCTCGTCCCTGGAGATGAGGGCCACCCTCAGGGCCACGGAGATCGCGGACCGCCTGCTTAACCTGGCGCCCCACCTCGACGCCAGGCATCGTGCGGCTGCCGAGCGCTATGCGACGGCGCGGGGCCTCGAAGTGGAGGCTGCCCTGATCGTGGCAGAGGCCGCCACGATCAGGGCAGCTCTCGCGTGCACTCCGGCTGCCGGGGCGCCCGCCCCTGCACGGGTCGCCGGTACGCCCGCCCCTGCACGGGTCGCCGGGGCGCCCGCCCGTGCGCTTGCGCCCGCCTCTGCGCCTGCGCGCGCACCGGAGCCCCAGCGCCCCCCGGCGGACGACAACGGGAACGCCCCTGGGCCTGGCCCGCTCCCCATACGGATCTCCGGAACGAACGGGCTCGCGGAGCTCAGCCGCCACTTCTCCAGGATCCACCCGACGGACCTCCTGGTCGACGCCGCCCACTCGGAGAGCAACTGA
- a CDS encoding MAB_1171c family putative transporter: MSAGTAFLGSAGVLVVVTIIKLWALRKNPKDPILRAVCGTLFIGALLFVTAAPPHLAKINSWFGTPNIAAPIVYCILTAFDAINIVLLIHWRGNEDEARTRRQTRLCLTAYLAVMAAIVLLFALGDAPVERLRDLDTYYANTPFIREMIVLYLAAHTVAAVTMTVLCWRWSRQVPGSLRLGLLTIAAGSSSAFLYDLLKYTAIMARWAGGNLDWLSTHAAFSLAGVSALLVAAGFLIPPIGQGASSRWGTFQQFQRLKPLWLEIRTEIPRTCPKPMSWWRSLDLRLMQRERDIHDAVLRLGPYFDASTGKKVYEEALAEHAERRRARGEADASVIAGAVIAKATARPAVDPEDRWMLTSTEDPEDLVRMSDALARSPRVQAIRRWAARVGCRT; encoded by the coding sequence GTGAGCGCGGGCACCGCGTTCCTCGGCTCGGCCGGCGTGCTCGTGGTCGTCACGATCATCAAGCTCTGGGCCTTGCGGAAGAACCCCAAGGACCCGATCCTCCGCGCCGTGTGCGGGACGCTGTTCATCGGGGCGCTCCTGTTCGTCACCGCGGCCCCGCCGCACCTGGCGAAGATCAACAGTTGGTTCGGCACACCCAACATCGCAGCGCCGATCGTGTACTGCATCCTCACGGCGTTCGACGCCATCAACATCGTCCTGCTGATCCACTGGCGGGGGAACGAGGACGAGGCGCGCACCCGGCGGCAGACCCGGCTGTGCCTGACCGCCTACCTGGCGGTGATGGCGGCGATCGTGCTCCTCTTCGCCCTGGGCGACGCACCCGTGGAGCGGCTGCGCGACCTGGACACGTACTACGCCAACACGCCCTTCATCCGCGAGATGATCGTGCTCTACCTCGCCGCGCACACGGTCGCGGCAGTCACCATGACGGTGCTGTGCTGGCGGTGGTCACGCCAAGTACCCGGCAGCCTGCGTCTCGGGCTGCTCACCATCGCCGCCGGTTCTTCCTCCGCGTTCCTCTACGACCTGCTGAAGTACACGGCCATCATGGCGCGGTGGGCGGGCGGCAACCTCGACTGGCTGAGCACCCATGCCGCGTTCTCCCTGGCCGGCGTCTCCGCCCTGCTGGTCGCCGCCGGATTCCTCATTCCTCCGATCGGACAGGGGGCCAGTTCCCGTTGGGGGACGTTCCAGCAGTTCCAGCGGCTCAAGCCGCTCTGGCTGGAGATCCGGACGGAGATCCCCCGCACGTGCCCGAAGCCGATGAGCTGGTGGCGGTCGCTGGACCTGCGCCTGATGCAGCGGGAGCGGGACATCCACGACGCCGTGCTGCGGCTCGGCCCCTACTTCGACGCGTCGACCGGCAAGAAGGTCTACGAGGAGGCCCTGGCCGAACACGCCGAACGCCGCAGGGCGCGCGGCGAGGCCGACGCCTCGGTGATCGCCGGAGCCGTCATCGCCAAGGCGACCGCGCGGCCGGCGGTCGACCCGGAGGACAGGTGGATGCTCACCTCCACCGAGGACCCCGAAGACCTCGTCAGGATGTCCGACGCACTGGCCCGCTCCCCGCGGGTCCAGGCGATCCGGCGCTGGGCCGCGCGCGTGGGGTGCCGTACGTGA
- a CDS encoding NADH:flavin oxidoreductase/NADH oxidase family protein, whose product MHLFTPLELPNGSWLPNRVAKAAMEESLAHQPGQLPGRKIEELYRRWARGGSGLIITGNVMVDRRALTSPRTIVLDAGTPLEPFRRWAAAAGSAGGHVWMQINHPGRQVRSDLPGVAWAPSDIGVSLGKHTSAFARPTAMDESDIAATVARFATTARLAEEAGFHGVQIHAAHGYLLSQFLSPLANRRSDRWGGSLENRARLLMETVKAVRAQVSEHFAVGVKINTADFQRGGFDTDEVARVLGFMDGLGVDLVELSGGTVESAATMGRTADETLLDREAYFLSLAERLVEAASVPLMLTGGICRRTTAERVLERGFAVAGVATALALCPDLPARWQAGEDAHVPPPRLGWKDQDLASAAVLAIVRAHMSRVVRGGVPLPRLPSSFVLALDTLRNRGSVRAYGAWLAANPAPDATPAVQG is encoded by the coding sequence ATGCACCTCTTCACACCTCTTGAACTGCCCAACGGATCCTGGCTGCCGAACCGGGTGGCGAAGGCCGCCATGGAAGAGAGCCTGGCGCACCAGCCCGGACAGCTGCCGGGGCGGAAGATCGAGGAGCTCTACCGCCGCTGGGCCCGCGGCGGGAGCGGCCTCATCATCACGGGCAACGTCATGGTCGACAGACGCGCCCTGACCTCACCGAGAACCATCGTGCTCGACGCCGGGACACCCCTCGAACCGTTCCGCCGCTGGGCCGCGGCCGCCGGATCGGCCGGCGGGCACGTCTGGATGCAGATCAACCACCCCGGGCGCCAGGTCCGCTCCGACCTGCCCGGCGTCGCCTGGGCGCCCTCCGACATAGGCGTCAGCCTGGGCAAGCACACCTCCGCCTTCGCCCGCCCCACGGCGATGGACGAGAGCGACATCGCGGCCACCGTCGCACGCTTCGCCACCACCGCCCGTCTCGCCGAGGAGGCCGGCTTCCACGGCGTCCAGATACACGCCGCCCACGGCTACCTCCTGAGCCAGTTCCTGTCCCCGCTGGCCAACCGGCGCAGCGACCGTTGGGGCGGCAGTCTGGAGAACCGGGCCAGACTCCTCATGGAGACCGTGAAGGCCGTCCGCGCCCAGGTGTCCGAGCACTTCGCCGTCGGCGTCAAGATCAACACGGCCGACTTCCAGCGCGGTGGCTTCGACACGGACGAAGTGGCGCGGGTCCTGGGGTTCATGGACGGCCTCGGCGTGGACCTCGTGGAACTCTCCGGCGGCACCGTCGAGAGCGCGGCGACCATGGGCCGTACCGCCGACGAGACCCTGCTCGACAGGGAGGCGTACTTCCTCTCGCTTGCCGAACGGCTCGTCGAAGCAGCCTCCGTTCCGCTGATGCTGACGGGAGGGATCTGCCGCCGTACGACTGCCGAGCGGGTCCTGGAGCGGGGGTTCGCCGTGGCCGGCGTGGCCACTGCCCTGGCCCTGTGCCCCGACCTGCCGGCCCGGTGGCAGGCGGGCGAGGACGCGCACGTCCCGCCGCCCCGGCTCGGCTGGAAGGACCAGGACCTCGCCAGCGCTGCGGTCCTGGCCATCGTGCGGGCCCACATGAGCCGCGTCGTGAGGGGCGGCGTGCCCCTGCCGAGGCTCCCCTCGTCGTTCGTCCTCGCCCTGGACACGCTGCGCAACCGGGGCAGTGTGCGGGCCTACGGAGCGTGGCTGGCCGCGAATCCGGCACCGGACGCGACACCGGCGGTGCAGGGCTGA
- a CDS encoding vWA domain-containing protein — protein MSGSQNYINHVALVLDASSSMSHLSRKVIDVADQQIAYLARRSKELDQETRVTVYVFADKVECVIYDKDVLRMPSLKQLYRVGGMTALLAATLKSQRELAQTAQIYGDHSFLTFVLTDGQENASHRCPQAPSRDPRELTRAVAELVETQQDNWTLAVLVPDQMGKREAMQCGFPKNNIAIWDATSTQGLEEAGQVIQQATEKFMVGRTRGIRGSRAVFSTGAETVNKDTIKAAGLTPVDPAGYQLVPVAREAVIREWIVESGHTYRTGCAFYQLSKSEKVQARKQIAVLEKKTDRVYTGPQARALLGLPDAEVRVKPDHNDDFTIFVQSTSVNRKLVPNTRLLLMS, from the coding sequence ATGTCCGGAAGTCAGAATTACATCAATCACGTTGCTCTTGTGTTGGATGCCAGTTCGTCCATGTCGCACCTGAGCCGCAAGGTCATCGATGTCGCGGACCAGCAGATCGCGTATCTGGCTCGCCGGTCGAAGGAACTGGACCAGGAAACCCGTGTCACGGTGTACGTCTTCGCGGACAAGGTGGAGTGCGTCATCTACGACAAGGACGTGCTGCGCATGCCGTCCCTCAAGCAGTTGTACCGTGTCGGCGGAATGACCGCTCTGCTGGCGGCCACACTGAAGTCGCAGCGGGAGCTGGCGCAGACGGCGCAGATCTACGGCGACCACAGCTTCCTGACGTTCGTCCTGACCGACGGCCAGGAGAACGCCAGTCATCGCTGCCCGCAGGCCCCTTCCCGGGATCCGCGTGAGCTCACGCGGGCGGTGGCGGAGTTGGTCGAGACGCAGCAGGACAACTGGACCCTGGCCGTCCTCGTGCCGGACCAGATGGGCAAGCGCGAGGCCATGCAGTGCGGTTTCCCCAAGAACAACATCGCCATTTGGGACGCCACCAGCACACAGGGCCTGGAAGAAGCCGGACAGGTGATCCAGCAGGCGACCGAGAAGTTCATGGTCGGCCGCACCCGGGGAATCCGCGGATCTCGGGCGGTATTCTCCACGGGCGCGGAAACCGTCAACAAGGACACCATCAAGGCAGCCGGTCTCACCCCGGTGGACCCGGCCGGATACCAGCTCGTTCCGGTGGCCCGCGAAGCGGTGATACGGGAATGGATCGTGGAAAGCGGCCACACTTACCGGACCGGTTGTGCTTTCTATCAGCTCAGCAAGTCGGAGAAAGTACAGGCACGAAAGCAGATCGCGGTGCTGGAGAAGAAGACGGACCGGGTGTACACGGGCCCCCAGGCCCGTGCCCTGCTCGGCCTGCCGGACGCGGAAGTGCGGGTCAAGCCCGACCACAACGACGACTTCACCATCTTCGTGCAGAGCACCAGCGTGAACCGGAAGCTGGTGCCGAACACGCGGCTGCTGCTGATGAGCTGA
- a CDS encoding FG-GAP repeat domain-containing protein — translation MPRSKRALASLASLTVLAAAGAAVTLAAPAQAASSVGGTITRGEVIARAQSWVDQGVPYNQGAYHSDSNGSYREDCSGYVSMAWHLSSSLTTWTLPDVSTKISFSQLKPGDAMDYTDAHTFLFAGWTNQSTGAFTYYAESNPNNPTHGPTSANINSSSLEGWPTSYYDALRYDNIVDDAAPAPVMARTVGGDFNGDGKQDIAGIDAGSNMKLYTGDGAGTVSGGSDMLGSNGLWKGFKAIAAGDFNGDGKQDIAGIDANDNLKLYTGDGAGHLGGGSNMLGSTGLWKGFKAITAADFNGDGKQDIAGIDANDNLKLYTGDGAGAVGGGSNMLGSTGLWKGFKAITAADFNSDGKQDIAGIDANDNLKLYTGDGAGAVGGGSNMLGSTGLWKGFRSLLAADFNADGKQDIAGIDANNNMKLYVGNGAGTVSGGTNMLGSNGLWSGF, via the coding sequence ATGCCCCGTTCCAAGCGCGCTCTCGCCTCCCTCGCGTCCCTGACCGTGCTCGCCGCCGCCGGCGCCGCCGTGACGCTCGCCGCTCCGGCCCAGGCCGCATCCTCCGTGGGTGGCACGATCACCCGGGGCGAGGTCATAGCCCGCGCCCAGAGCTGGGTCGATCAGGGTGTGCCGTACAACCAGGGCGCCTACCACTCGGACTCCAACGGCTCGTACCGGGAGGACTGCTCCGGGTACGTGTCCATGGCCTGGCACCTGAGCTCCAGTCTGACCACGTGGACCCTGCCCGACGTGTCCACCAAGATCAGCTTTTCGCAGCTCAAGCCGGGTGACGCGATGGACTACACCGACGCGCACACCTTCCTCTTCGCCGGCTGGACCAACCAGTCCACGGGTGCCTTCACCTACTACGCCGAGAGCAACCCGAACAACCCGACGCACGGCCCGACCTCGGCGAACATCAACAGCTCGTCGTTGGAGGGCTGGCCGACCAGCTACTACGACGCGCTGCGCTACGACAACATCGTCGACGACGCGGCTCCGGCGCCGGTCATGGCGCGCACCGTGGGCGGCGATTTCAACGGTGACGGCAAGCAGGACATCGCAGGCATCGACGCGGGCAGCAACATGAAGCTGTACACGGGTGACGGCGCGGGCACGGTCTCCGGCGGCAGCGACATGCTCGGCAGCAACGGCCTGTGGAAGGGCTTCAAGGCGATCGCGGCCGGTGACTTCAACGGCGACGGCAAGCAGGACATCGCCGGCATCGACGCCAACGACAACCTCAAGCTGTACACCGGCGACGGTGCCGGTCACCTCGGTGGCGGAAGCAACATGCTCGGCAGCACGGGCCTGTGGAAGGGCTTCAAGGCCATCACCGCCGCCGACTTCAACGGCGACGGCAAGCAGGACATCGCCGGCATCGACGCCAACGACAACCTCAAGCTCTACACCGGCGACGGCGCAGGCGCGGTCGGCGGCGGAAGCAACATGCTCGGCAGCACCGGCCTGTGGAAGGGCTTCAAGGCCATCACCGCCGCCGACTTCAACTCGGACGGCAAGCAGGACATCGCAGGCATCGACGCCAACGACAACCTCAAGCTCTACACCGGCGACGGCGCAGGCGCGGTCGGCGGCGGAAGCAACATGCTCGGCAGCACCGGCCTCTGGAAGGGCTTCCGGTCCCTGCTGGCCGCTGACTTCAACGCGGACGGCAAGCAGGACATCGCCGGCATCGACGCCAACAACAACATGAAGCTGTACGTCGGCAACGGCGCGGGCACCGTCAGCGGCGGCACCAACATGCTCGGCAGCAACGGCCTCTGGTCCGGCTTCTAA